Genomic window (Drosophila ananassae strain 14024-0371.13 chromosome 3L, ASM1763931v2, whole genome shotgun sequence):
GGGACTACCAAAACAGCCCGACACCAGCAGTTCCTCCAGCGATTCATGCAATGGAAAAATACCAGGAAGGAGGAACGCAAACAGCAGATCCAGGCGCGTCGAGGGGCTATCTCTGCCACAGCCGCCAATCAGACAACTACATTTCACCAATCGAAAGCATTCCAGGCACCCAAAAGCGTCGCAGCTCACCCCGAGGCGGAGGGCAAAAAGGATCCCCCTGTTTTTGTGCCTCCAAAGCGAGCCTCCATATATGTTATTGCCAATCCCACAACTAAAGGCAAAGCCAAGGAGCCCAGTGCAGTGAGATTGGAACCTATAAGAACCCAAAGAGTTGCCACAACGGCAGGAAGCAGGCCCAAGACTACTATACCCACTCCTTCCAGCAAACCGTCAGCCCAACAGCTTTCAAAAACTCCCGCTTTGCGTCAGCCAGTTGGTTTTGCAGCCAAACCACAATCTTTGGCCAAACAGCCACTCAAACCTACATCTGTAAGGCCTCCCACCAACACTTTGCGACCCAGAGTGCCATCGGGGACTGCAGTACGCACCACGATTCCCAAGCCGATGCCAGCTAGACCCGCCATAGTTAGACCGCGACCTCCGTCCGCCTTGCGGATCAAGTCCCAAGCACCTTCAGCGTTAAATGCTCCAGCGCCCGCTCCAAAGCTGGCCAACGTAAGGAACCAGCCGTTTGAAAGGCCCGCAGTAAACAGAGTTGCGGAAGTAAGGGGCGCCAAAATCACAAAACCACAGCCCATTCGTGGAGGTGGAGGGGCAGCTTCGAAATTCAAGGATTCAGCTGCGACAAAGCATATGGCAGTCAATAAGTCCACGAGGATGAAGGCCGGCGTTGAAAAGAAATCCTACATGAATCTTCAAAAGAAAGCGCGCCTAATGCCCGACCTCAAGTCGGAACTGATTGAGGCAGCAACCGTTGAATTACCCCCCAACACTCCGCTAGAGGACCACCATGGCGACAATCCCTTCCTGGCTCAGAATACTTCCACACAGTTTAGGACGCATAATGGCAACGCCAGTCTTGAGGCGGCGTTTGGGGACTTGACTTCTTTGAGTCCCCTGGCTCCGGCCAAAAGCGAAGGAGAGAATTCGGCAAAGAGGCAGTTGCTTCCAGCGGAGGAGGCAGTTCAGAAGCCACTGCCAGCCGCCAAGAAAAAGTTCGACTTTACACGTTACTCAGTGGCTAACACGCCGTTGGAGGATTCTCTAATTTTGGATCCACTTCCGCAAATGAGTAAGGGGATTAGAGGTTTCATAGATACATTATGATATTAACTTACTATTTTAATCCATTTCAGTTCAGGAAGATCAACCAGCAGCTGAGTCGGCGGCGGACAGTACTTTAATATTGAAATCCCAGAATAAATTGGGTGTGTATATgatacttttagttttcttCTCAACATCTCAAAATCAACAgcctttttttaatgaaatctaaaaatatctcaaaattatTTGTTCCTCAGGAGACTCTGTAGATTCCACTCTAGTGCCTGCGATGGAGAAGACTCCGCCACGTCGCGATTCGTTGCCCAACTATCTGAGCCCGTTTGTTAGCGTTTCGCGAGGCAAGGTGAACTCCCGCAGCGAACGTGAAAAGCGGAATAGCATGTACCTGCCCGACGAGGATGCGCCAGTGGAAGTCCGGAGGGCCATCGAGTCCGTGCTGTACTTCCGTTTGCAGCTGGAAAACGAGGTCAAGAGGCTGCATTCGCTCTGCAGTGAATGGGAGGCTTATAGCCGGGAAAATGAAACTAGATTGATGGAGACGGGTGGCATGGACATGATTAACGTGACCATTGGCCAGACCCGACTACTGACTAGTAAGAAGATGATGCAGTTTAGCGGACTGATCGATCGCTGCGAGGAGGGCGCCACAGGAAAGAACCGAAAGCCGGATGACGGCAGCGAGGACACCAAGCCAGTCCAGCCCGAGGACTTGGAGGGATGGTGGGACATGTTGCGTCTCCAGAGCGAGAACGTTGACAAGCGATTCGATAATCTCAACCATTGGAAGGCAAACGACTGGATCGACCCTGATGCAGTTGTCGAGGAAGTGAAGGAAGCAAAGCCGGAACCCAAGGCAAAACCGAAACTAACGCGCAACATGAAGATCAAATCGAAAGCCAAACCCTCTAGCAGCTTGCAGCAGTTCCTTCGCAAGGCCCACGCCGACATGAAGAAAACTAAAGTGGAGGAAGTGCAGGAGACCAGTAATGCCCCATCCACACCTAAGCGTCGCAGTTCTCGAGTGTTTGTGGTACGCGATCGAAAATCCTTCTCCCCGGCTCGCACGGTCATCCGTATGTCCACTGGCGAGGGACGTACCTCTATCGCTCCCAACGCTCTACTAAAGACGGCGCTGATTGCGGCTGCGGAGCAAAATGTGGCCAATAAAACACCACCAAGGCCACGCGCCTCCATTTTAAAAACACCCGGCACTCTGAAGCGCCAAAATCGAGGAGTCATATTCAGTGCCAAGAAGAAGGTTCGCCGCTTCGAGTTCACCTATGATGAGGGCAACATCAGCGACGGTGGCATCGACAAGCTGGAGGACTGCGAAGAGGACATGTCGCTGGAGGAGCGACGATCCCTTGAAAAGAGAAACGAATCTGGCGAGGATTCTACGGCATCCGCGGGAGAAAACGGACGAACTCCGCGATCATATACGCTGCGCAACCGAAGAGTGCATCTGCGACCCTCATCCGAGTTTATGTAGTTTTTgtgttaaaaatttaaatttcatgtgtttatacttttttagttttggattgtttgttaagaaaattataatttccAGTTGTGTTAGATTGTAGTAAATTATTAATCCCAAACTGCACCTGGAAGCTGATATGCTGAAAGAGCTTACATAATGAATCgggatttttttaaatggtttgatattaaaataaaaatgcattaatattattgataacaatttaaaaattcgATAATAAAGGCTGTTTTTGAATACAGACTAGGGCGGTCCTTTTTCAGCGCTTTCCAGCACTAAGGACAGatttatttgtgaattcaccatattttcaatataaacttccgatttttattgaaattacattttaataatttttaaaattaaaattacattCATAATCAATTTGCAGCACACATACAACTTTCTTAAAAACATTTTCGCGCCCCGATTGGCAGCCCCGTTTTCCAACACTACtgttatcgcacttttccgaTAAGCACCGTTGCAACCTTGATTTTTCAACTTTGATAAATTTTATGTCTCATCAACATGCAGTGGCAGCGAGTGgagtaaaatttaaattaaattttgaatttggTGTTCGAATTAAGTGCAATCACCTGGAAATAGGTGCCCAAATGAAAGCGCAATTAGGAGTGAGAGTGTCGTGCATGCATATACATTGATTAGCTGTGACCGCTTTGCCCGTGACGCCGAGAGTTCATTCGCATTTGTTATAGCACCGGagaaattttcattttgttttgcCCTGCTGTGTGCGGAATCAAAACAAAGCTGCACGTTACCTTTGGACTAACGCCACTTTGAGTAATAAAAAACGCCAATAATATGGATACTGCTGATAGCAACTTGGGTAAGTCGTTTTAATTCGtatttgaaattgaattttcaagTACAGCGTGTACCTAGCATGGCAGTTGGCCCACGTCCCCGGGCCACTGGCGCGCAAATGTTACCCTTCCTGCGCCTGCCCCTTAGCCGCGAAATTCACCCCTGGCAGGGTTTCAAATGACCACAATGATGTCTTATTTGGACGCATTGAGGGTTTTGACTTTGTCAATAAGCtatatttatagttttttaaaaatattcttcgaCCTGCTGACGAAACGAAAGTGCTTTTAACGAAGTGGGAACATCCCAATCAAATATCCCATCAAGCCTTGCCAGACTGTTGGACACATGGACGCTTCTATGTGTTTGTGTGGGTGTTTTGGTGGGGTACAGTCTTGAGGTCTGTTTTTGACTGCTCTATTTAAATGCCATAATTGTGATATTTATCGagatatattaaatatttcgcACATGCGATTATGCAAGAGTTGCCAAATGCTAATTGGCTAAAGACGCAATTATGTTGGAAGCTGAGAAAAACGCGCACAAAATAATTTCCCTGGATAACGTCAGAAAGAGCTGCCAATGCGCTGCAAAACAGTGAACAGTGGGCTATCGATAAATTTAAGCTAGATGGCAACTCTGTCCGCAGCACATTTCAGGGTTTACGCAATTTCTAGCCGTGCTAAGATTTTCCTTCAAGACCTGTAAAAAGGCCCCACACTAAACTCGTAAGTGCCTTGGCGTTATATTGTTTTGCAACACCATCTTTAAAAGGCACTTTCCCAGTTAAAAGCACTACAGGAGAGCCAGCGGAAGCCCAGAACCATGTCACATGCATTTGCCGCCGCTGTCTGCCGGTCCGCCGCCCCCCTGGCTCTGCGATGCAGCCGGAGGACCATGAGCTCCTCCACGGCAAGAATGCTGCGCCTAGCTACGGTCACCACTGCTTCCTCCGCTGCCCACAAGAACTGGCACCGCCAGGGACTTCTCGCCGCCAACACCGGCAACCTGCAGCAGTACCTGCGCCAATACGCCAACGAGAAAAAGGTGTTCGAGCGCACCAAGCCTCACTGCAACGTGGGCACCATCGGCCATGTGGATCACGGCAAGACCACCCTGACAGCGGCCATCACCAAGGTACTGGCCGACAAGCAGCTGGCCGAGAGCAAAAAGTACAACGAGATCGACAATGCCCCGGAGGAGAAGGCGCGTGGTATCACCATTAATGTGGCCCACGTCGAGTACCAGACGGAGACCCGTCATTACGGACACACCGATTGCCCCGGTCATGCGGATTACATCAAGAACATGATCACTGGCACGGCCCAGATGGACGGCGCTATCCTGGTCGTAGCTGCCACCGATGGTGCTATGCCTCAAACCCGCGAACACATGCTGCTGGCCAAGCAGATCGGCATCGACCACATCGTGGTCTTCATCAACAAGGTGGATGCCGCCGATCAGGAGATGGTGGATCTGGTGGAAATGGAGATCCGTGAGCTGTTAACTGAGATGGGCTATGATGGTGATAAGATTCCGGTCGTCAAGGGTTCCGCCTTGTGCGCTTTGGAAGACAAGAGCCCTGAAATCGGCAAGGAGGCTATCCTGaagctgctgcaggaggtggACAGCTTCATCCCAACACCCGTTCGTGAGCTGGATAAACCTTTCCTGCTGCCCGTGGAGAATGTTTACTCGATTCCCGGACGAGGTACTGTTGTCACCGGTCGCCTGGAGCGCGGTGTGGTGAAGAAGGGCATGGAGTGCGAGTTCGTCGGTTACAACAAGGTGCTCAAGTCGACGGTGACTGGCGTGGAGATGTTCCATCAAATTCTGGAGGAGGCCCAGGCCGGCGACCAGCTGGGAGCTTTGGTGCGTGGCGTCAAACGCGACGATATCAAGCGCGGAATGGTCATGTGCAAGCCCGGCAGTGTCAAGGCTCTCGACCAGCTGGAGGCGCAGGTGTACATTTTGTCTAAGGACGAAGGTGGCCGCACCAAACCCTTCATGTCCTTCATCCAGCTTCAAATGTTCTCGCGTACGTGGGATTGCGCCGTCCAAGTGCAGATCCCCGACAAGGACATGGTCATGCCCGGCGAGGACACCAAGCTGATTCTGCGCCTCATCCGTCCCATGGTGCTGGAGCAGGGCCAGCGCTTCACACTGCGTGACGGTAACCTGACGCTGGGCACCGGTGTGGTCACCAAGATCATGCCCGGTCTGACAGAGACGCAGCGTTCCGAACTGACCGAAGGCAAGAAGGCGCGGGAGAAGAAGGTGGCCGCCAAGAAGTAGACATCCTTGCAAGCAGGACGCTGTcagtcattaataaaatcatatTCTTAAGCGATTTTTATGCATATTGTATAAGTTTTGGGCGCTTCAATCACAGTCGAGATAATAAACCCCAACCCCAATCGAAGtt
Coding sequences:
- the LOC6496533 gene encoding guanylate kinase-associated protein mars — translated: MQRYKELYKEQSLALSPRNHCQSNRERQRAARAKQREDVFHSNRIISISPTPIKAKQPPPPSPQIVEVKENLVPKQEKSEEAEQKVPQQPICTEPVQKELPGTTKTARHQQFLQRFMQWKNTRKEERKQQIQARRGAISATAANQTTTFHQSKAFQAPKSVAAHPEAEGKKDPPVFVPPKRASIYVIANPTTKGKAKEPSAVRLEPIRTQRVATTAGSRPKTTIPTPSSKPSAQQLSKTPALRQPVGFAAKPQSLAKQPLKPTSVRPPTNTLRPRVPSGTAVRTTIPKPMPARPAIVRPRPPSALRIKSQAPSALNAPAPAPKLANVRNQPFERPAVNRVAEVRGAKITKPQPIRGGGGAASKFKDSAATKHMAVNKSTRMKAGVEKKSYMNLQKKARLMPDLKSELIEAATVELPPNTPLEDHHGDNPFLAQNTSTQFRTHNGNASLEAAFGDLTSLSPLAPAKSEGENSAKRQLLPAEEAVQKPLPAAKKKFDFTRYSVANTPLEDSLILDPLPQMIQEDQPAAESAADSTLILKSQNKLGDSVDSTLVPAMEKTPPRRDSLPNYLSPFVSVSRGKVNSRSEREKRNSMYLPDEDAPVEVRRAIESVLYFRLQLENEVKRLHSLCSEWEAYSRENETRLMETGGMDMINVTIGQTRLLTSKKMMQFSGLIDRCEEGATGKNRKPDDGSEDTKPVQPEDLEGWWDMLRLQSENVDKRFDNLNHWKANDWIDPDAVVEEVKEAKPEPKAKPKLTRNMKIKSKAKPSSSLQQFLRKAHADMKKTKVEEVQETSNAPSTPKRRSSRVFVVRDRKSFSPARTVIRMSTGEGRTSIAPNALLKTALIAAAEQNVANKTPPRPRASILKTPGTLKRQNRGVIFSAKKKVRRFEFTYDEGNISDGGIDKLEDCEEDMSLEERRSLEKRNESGEDSTASAGENGRTPRSYTLRNRRVHLRPSSEFM
- the LOC6496534 gene encoding elongation factor Tu, whose amino-acid sequence is MSHAFAAAVCRSAAPLALRCSRRTMSSSTARMLRLATVTTASSAAHKNWHRQGLLAANTGNLQQYLRQYANEKKVFERTKPHCNVGTIGHVDHGKTTLTAAITKVLADKQLAESKKYNEIDNAPEEKARGITINVAHVEYQTETRHYGHTDCPGHADYIKNMITGTAQMDGAILVVAATDGAMPQTREHMLLAKQIGIDHIVVFINKVDAADQEMVDLVEMEIRELLTEMGYDGDKIPVVKGSALCALEDKSPEIGKEAILKLLQEVDSFIPTPVRELDKPFLLPVENVYSIPGRGTVVTGRLERGVVKKGMECEFVGYNKVLKSTVTGVEMFHQILEEAQAGDQLGALVRGVKRDDIKRGMVMCKPGSVKALDQLEAQVYILSKDEGGRTKPFMSFIQLQMFSRTWDCAVQVQIPDKDMVMPGEDTKLILRLIRPMVLEQGQRFTLRDGNLTLGTGVVTKIMPGLTETQRSELTEGKKAREKKVAAKK